TTCTGTGTCAATAGAACTTAAAAAAACCTCATTGCTATGAATCTTCCAACGATGATTTTTAAGAGGTGATGTAGAAATTTCAAGATGCGTTTCTATCATTACAGATTGCTGATTGAATATGGGATAAATTTTTTGTTTAGTCTTTAGATTAATAATATTAATCCCAGCGGTATCAAAAACTAAATTATAAGAAGTTGGAGGCTTTTTTAATTCCTCAAATAATCCTATAGAGCTCTGTCTAAAAAACTCCATATTCTTAACAAAACAAGATGAAATAAAACCCTGAATCTGTTCTTGGGTTCCCTTTGTGAGTATTTCAAGAAGTTTCATTTAAAAAATCCCTCCCAAAAAGGAGGGTTTTAGTATTTTATTTTAAAGCTTCTTTAGCAATTGCTACAACTTTATTAAATGCACCTAAATCATTCATTGCCATATCAGCAAGAACTTTTCTATCAAGATCCACATTTGCAAGCTTTAATCCGTGCATAAACTTAGAATAACTAATTTCATTCATTCTACATGCAGCATTAATTCTTACAATCCATAGGCTTCTAAAATCTCTTTTCTTTTGCTTTCTATCACGGAAAGCATAATACATGCTTCTTTCAAGTTGCTCTTTTGCTTTTCTAAAGTGTTTTCTTCTACCACTATAAAACCCTCTAGCAAGCTTTAAAATCTTTTTATGACGTCTTCTTCTTACAATACCTGTTTTTACTCTCATTTTATTTCTCCTTGACCTAAATAAGGTGTAGTCTTTTGACTAATCTTTCCCTCAAGTTGAGGGGAGCCTATTACTTTACAACTATGCTTGACAAAGCAAGTTTTTAACCGAATCAATATTTGCACTATGAACATAGTGAGGTGATCTAAGATTTGCTTTTCTCTTAGGGCTCTTTTTTGTCAAGATATGACTTCTAAAAGCACTACCGCGTTTTACAAGATTCTTTTTAATCTTGAATCTCTTAGCCGCACCACGATTTGTCTTCATCTTTGGCATTGTTCTACTCCTTTCATAAGATTAATTATTTTGATTTTTTATGATCCTGCTTTTTTGGAACAAAAAGCCAAACTGCATAACGCCCCTCTACCTTTGGCTCTTTCTCAGGTGTAGCAATATCCTCAATCATAGCACACACCCTATGTAAAACATCTACACCAGCTTGAGGATCAGTTGCTTCTCTTCCTCTCAAAATCACTTTAAATTTTACATGCTTTTGATCTGCAATAAACTCTCTTGCATGCTTCACTTTATAATTAATATCATTTTGAGCAATTTGTGTAGAGAGCTTAATTTCTTTTATCTCAATTTGTTTTTGTTTTTTCTTTGCTTCTTTTTGTTTCTTTTCAAGCTGGTAGCGGTATTTACCATAATCCATAATTTTACAAACTGGTGGATTAGCACTTGAAGAGATTAATACTAAATCCAATCCCTTGGAATTTGCAATTTTTTGAGCTTCTTCAGATGAGATGATTCCATATACTTCACCATCATCACCCACACATCTTACTTCCTTAAAATTTATATCCCTATTTAATAAAATTTCTTCCTTACTCAAAAACTAACCTCTTTCATTTTATTTTCCACCATTTTTAAGAACTCTTCCTCCTGCATCTCATATTGCGCCTTCTCCCTACGATCTCTAATTGCTAAAGTTTTACTTTGCAATTCTTTATCTCCAATTACCAAGATCATAGGAACGCGTTGCTTCTCTGCATTCCGTATCTTTTTGCTTAAAGTTTCATTTTTATCCATAATTTCTGCATAAGCACCAAGAGCTATGATCTTTTCTCGCAAACTTTGCACATAAGATAGATGCGTATCATTTATCGGTATCAATATGATTTGAGTTGGTGCTATGAAGAAAGGAAATTCTCCACCAAAATGCTCTGTAAGTATAGCAGTAAATCTCTCAAATGAACCTAAAATTGCACGATGAATCATCACAGGTTGTTTTGCACTATTATTTTCATCTACATATTCAAGTGAAAAACGATCTGGCAAATTCATATCAATTTGTATCGTTCCACACTGCCATTTTCTACCGATTGCATCTGTGATTTTTATATCAATCTTAGGTCCATAAAAAGCTCCCCCACCCTCATCTATTTTATAGTCTATATGATGCTCTTGTAATGCCTCTTGTAAGGATTTAGTG
The Helicobacter sp. 'house sparrow 1' DNA segment above includes these coding regions:
- the rpmI gene encoding 50S ribosomal protein L35, producing MPKMKTNRGAAKRFKIKKNLVKRGSAFRSHILTKKSPKRKANLRSPHYVHSANIDSVKNLLCQA
- the rplT gene encoding 50S ribosomal protein L20, translating into MRVKTGIVRRRRHKKILKLARGFYSGRRKHFRKAKEQLERSMYYAFRDRKQKKRDFRSLWIVRINAACRMNEISYSKFMHGLKLANVDLDRKVLADMAMNDLGAFNKVVAIAKEALK